In Mycolicibacterium alvei, a single window of DNA contains:
- a CDS encoding MmpS family transport accessory protein produces MTDSPRRDGSDYPVDYPDPAYSNQPPYQGVYPAVPHAGPSVPNPTQQLPPYPPPGYDANATGQPAGAPTPPEPDGHRPRLWLWILAAVAVLVALGMVIALVIANGSSQETVVAPQPVTPQPGFSTSPRPTTTTTRAPRPIPPPTTAPPTEATPGPTETVTYEVTGEGRAINITYLDTGNMLQTEFNVMLPWSKQVELAQPATETASVSVVNFGPEVACTVTVNGVQTQHRSGSGITICVGTS; encoded by the coding sequence ATGACCGATTCACCACGCCGCGACGGGTCCGACTACCCCGTGGACTATCCAGATCCGGCGTACTCGAACCAACCGCCGTATCAGGGCGTCTACCCGGCGGTGCCCCACGCTGGGCCCTCGGTACCGAATCCGACCCAGCAGCTGCCGCCCTACCCGCCTCCCGGGTACGACGCCAACGCCACCGGTCAGCCGGCGGGCGCACCCACTCCGCCGGAACCCGATGGCCACCGACCACGGCTTTGGCTGTGGATTCTGGCCGCCGTCGCGGTCCTGGTCGCCCTGGGCATGGTCATCGCGTTGGTGATCGCCAACGGCTCGAGCCAGGAGACGGTGGTCGCGCCGCAACCGGTCACCCCCCAGCCTGGATTCAGCACGTCGCCGAGGCCCACCACGACGACCACGCGCGCACCGCGGCCGATCCCGCCACCCACCACCGCCCCGCCCACGGAGGCCACACCGGGGCCGACCGAGACCGTCACCTACGAGGTCACCGGCGAGGGACGGGCCATCAACATCACCTACCTGGACACCGGCAACATGCTCCAGACCGAGTTCAACGTCATGCTGCCGTGGAGCAAGCAGGTCGAACTCGCTCAACCGGCGACCGAGACCGCGAGTGTGAGCGTCGTGAATTTCGGCCCCGAGGTGGCCTGCACCGTGACCGTCAACGGCGTGCAGACCCAGCATCGCAGCGGCTCGGGGATCACGATCTGTGTCGGGACCTCCTGA
- the cmrA gene encoding mycolate reductase (Catalyzes the final step in mycolic acid biosynthesis.) encodes MPVPAPSPDARAVVTGASQNIGEALATELAARGHHLIITARREDVLTSLAQRLTDRYGVTVEVRAVDLADPAARGVLCDELAQREISILCANAGTATFGPVVDLDPAGEKAQVQLNVLGVHDLVLAVLPGMVKRGSGGILTSGSAAGNSPIPNNATYAASKAFANTFSESLRGELKDAGVHVTVLAPGPVRTDLPDESEQSLVERLIPDFLWISTEYTAKLSLDGLERNKMRVVPGVTSKAMSMASGYAPRAIVTPIVGAVYKKLGGG; translated from the coding sequence ATGCCAGTACCCGCACCCAGTCCGGATGCCCGTGCCGTCGTCACCGGCGCCTCGCAGAACATCGGCGAAGCGTTGGCCACCGAACTCGCTGCCCGCGGCCACCACCTGATCATCACCGCGCGGCGGGAGGACGTCCTGACGTCGCTCGCCCAACGCCTCACCGACCGCTACGGCGTCACGGTCGAGGTGCGCGCCGTCGACCTCGCCGACCCGGCGGCCCGGGGCGTCCTGTGCGACGAACTGGCCCAGCGCGAGATCTCGATCCTGTGCGCCAACGCGGGCACCGCGACCTTCGGCCCGGTCGTCGACCTCGATCCGGCCGGCGAGAAGGCCCAGGTGCAGCTGAACGTGCTCGGTGTCCACGATCTGGTGTTGGCGGTGCTGCCCGGAATGGTCAAGCGCGGCTCCGGCGGCATCCTGACCTCCGGATCGGCGGCAGGCAATTCACCCATCCCCAACAACGCCACGTACGCGGCATCCAAGGCGTTCGCCAACACGTTCAGCGAGTCGCTGCGCGGCGAGCTCAAGGACGCGGGCGTGCACGTGACGGTGCTGGCGCCGGGCCCGGTCCGCACCGACCTGCCCGACGAGTCCGAGCAGTCCCTGGTCGAGCGGCTGATCCCCGACTTCCTGTGGATCTCAACCGAATACACCGCCAAGCTGTCGCTGGACGGCCTGGAGCGCAACAAGATGCGCGTGGTCCCCGGCGTGACCTCCAAGGCCATGTCGATGGCCAGTGGCTACGCACCGCGGGCCATCGTGACCCCGATCGTCGGCGCCGTCTACAAGAAGCTCGGCGGCGGCTAG
- a CDS encoding alpha/beta hydrolase family protein translates to MTGGREVAADRHVRVNYGASLSPDATAFAHLVDDGGYPRAVQRFLRGWRASSSRDVELPVVGPVTKVIHSADGHWLACEMAPEGGTRSQIWVVTTDPDDRDAHRIDYWPPDAEGTAELIGWDGAQVAAILTGEDGVGSSCLIDPATGDTIVLDRRSGGRLVDAWAGASLVRVGPRGYQELIMLWGLTEIALLPSDPGSVTDFGVILDDHTPRRLRSGYDGETALYHPAGTYEPDSTEGFVRALIRSDNGAAHARLLEVTVTAEGVTYHVVAERAGYELDEFVVSDDLSTVALLWNIDGRSELQILEYADETLSVPIPLPGPVAGELSISAGGSMVAVTVQGPSLPRTVELVDPRSLEWERIDREPSRGPLTSAPTLERITARDGLELTGWLYRPPGETVGAVMFLHGGPEGQARPEYNEIFPALLEAGFAVLTPNVRGSGGFGRAFVHADDKELRFAAIDDVADCARYLVDEGIAPAERLACTGWSYGGYLTQAALAFHPELFVAGISICGMSDLNSFYRTTEPWIAAASYPEYGHPVADRDLLERLSPLPKAHQVIAPLLLVHGGNDTNVLPDESRQMYEALVALGRTTELLIFDDDGHEIVKRENRAVLVDAATRWLAKAFGV, encoded by the coding sequence GTGACGGGAGGACGCGAGGTGGCCGCAGATCGGCACGTGCGGGTGAACTACGGCGCGTCGTTGTCGCCGGATGCGACGGCATTTGCCCACTTGGTCGACGACGGCGGCTATCCGCGCGCGGTGCAGCGGTTCCTGCGTGGCTGGCGGGCCAGCTCCTCCCGCGACGTCGAACTGCCCGTGGTCGGGCCCGTGACGAAGGTCATCCATTCCGCCGACGGACATTGGTTGGCCTGCGAGATGGCCCCCGAAGGCGGGACCCGCAGCCAGATCTGGGTGGTGACGACCGATCCCGACGACCGGGATGCCCACCGGATCGACTACTGGCCCCCGGACGCGGAGGGCACCGCGGAACTGATCGGTTGGGACGGTGCCCAGGTGGCGGCGATCCTGACCGGTGAGGACGGCGTCGGCAGCTCGTGTCTGATCGATCCGGCCACCGGGGACACGATCGTGCTCGACCGGCGCTCGGGTGGCCGGTTGGTGGACGCGTGGGCGGGAGCCTCGCTCGTCCGGGTCGGTCCGCGTGGCTATCAGGAGCTCATCATGCTGTGGGGGCTCACCGAAATCGCGCTGCTGCCATCAGATCCCGGCTCGGTCACCGATTTCGGTGTGATCCTCGACGATCACACCCCACGCCGGCTCCGCAGCGGCTACGACGGCGAGACCGCGCTGTACCACCCGGCCGGCACCTACGAGCCCGACAGCACCGAAGGGTTTGTGCGGGCGTTGATCCGCAGTGACAACGGGGCCGCCCATGCCCGGCTGCTGGAGGTCACGGTCACGGCCGAGGGCGTGACCTATCACGTGGTCGCCGAGCGGGCCGGATACGAGCTCGACGAGTTCGTGGTCAGCGATGACCTGTCCACCGTCGCGTTGTTGTGGAACATCGACGGCCGCAGTGAGTTACAGATCCTGGAGTATGCCGACGAGACATTGTCGGTGCCGATTCCGCTGCCCGGCCCGGTCGCCGGGGAGCTGAGTATCAGCGCCGGCGGTTCCATGGTCGCGGTGACGGTGCAGGGACCGTCGTTGCCCCGCACCGTCGAGCTCGTCGATCCGCGGTCGCTGGAGTGGGAGCGGATCGACCGGGAGCCCAGCCGCGGTCCGCTCACCTCGGCACCGACGCTGGAACGGATCACCGCGCGCGACGGTTTGGAGCTCACCGGCTGGCTGTACCGGCCACCGGGCGAGACGGTGGGCGCGGTGATGTTCCTGCACGGCGGTCCCGAGGGACAGGCGCGGCCCGAATACAACGAGATCTTCCCGGCACTGCTGGAAGCGGGTTTTGCGGTGCTGACCCCGAATGTGCGCGGTTCGGGTGGATTCGGTCGGGCGTTCGTGCACGCCGATGACAAGGAGTTGCGGTTCGCCGCGATCGACGACGTCGCCGACTGTGCGAGGTATCTGGTCGACGAGGGCATTGCGCCGGCCGAGCGGCTGGCCTGTACCGGGTGGTCATACGGCGGCTATCTGACGCAGGCGGCGCTGGCTTTTCATCCGGAGCTGTTCGTCGCAGGCATCAGCATCTGCGGAATGAGCGATCTGAACAGCTTCTACCGCACCACCGAGCCGTGGATCGCGGCGGCGTCCTATCCCGAGTACGGCCACCCGGTCGCGGATCGTGATCTGCTGGAACGGCTTTCGCCGTTGCCCAAGGCCCACCAGGTGATCGCACCGCTGCTGCTGGTGCACGGCGGCAACGACACCAACGTGCTGCCCGATGAATCCCGTCAGATGTACGAGGCGCTCGTGGCCCTCGGGCGCACCACCGAACTGCTGATCTTCGACGACGACGGCCACGAGATCGTCAAGCGGGAGAACCGCGCGGTCCTGGTCGATGCGGCAACCCGCTGGCTGGCCAAGGCGTTCGGTGTCTAG
- a CDS encoding helicase HerA-like domain-containing protein: MTTESTGTPAQQIAAGYAVEGQALELGTVVVDGTVDAGAQVRIPLATVNRHGLIAGATGTGKTKTLQVIAEQLSAAGVPVVMADVKGDLSGLSKPGEVSDKTDQRAKDTGDSWTPTAFPVEFLSLGTEGIGVPVRATITSFGPILLSKVLGLNATQESTLGLIFHWADQKGLPLLDIKDLRSVIQFLTSDDGKPELKALGAVSTTTAGVILRALVNLEAEGADSFFGEPELEPKDLLRTDAQGRGIISLLELGSQAARPVMFSTFLMWVLADLFTSLPEVGDVDKPKLVFIFDEAHLLFSDASKAFLEQVEQTVKLIRSKGVGVFFCTQLPTDVPNEVLSQLGARVQHALRAFTPDDQKALSKTVRTYPKTDVYDLEKALTSLGIGEAVVTVLSERGAPTPVAWTRMRAPRSLMDTIGTDAITAAAKASPLQATYGQTVDRDSAYERLAAKLAPPPAPEDPGGFGGIEATGEIEAMPAPAQPAEPGFLDKMMANPAFKSAMRSAGTVIGREITRSIFGTGRRR, from the coding sequence ATGACCACCGAATCGACAGGCACCCCCGCGCAGCAGATTGCCGCCGGTTACGCCGTCGAAGGACAGGCGCTGGAGCTCGGCACCGTCGTTGTCGACGGCACCGTCGATGCAGGAGCGCAGGTGCGCATCCCGCTGGCCACGGTCAACCGGCACGGGCTGATCGCCGGTGCCACCGGTACCGGTAAGACGAAGACGTTGCAGGTGATCGCCGAGCAGCTCTCCGCCGCCGGCGTCCCGGTGGTGATGGCCGACGTGAAGGGCGACCTGTCGGGGTTGTCGAAGCCCGGCGAGGTCAGCGACAAGACCGATCAGCGCGCCAAGGACACCGGCGACAGCTGGACGCCGACCGCCTTCCCGGTGGAGTTCCTGTCGCTGGGCACCGAGGGTATCGGGGTGCCGGTGCGGGCGACGATCACCAGCTTCGGTCCGATCTTGCTGTCAAAGGTTCTGGGGCTCAACGCAACCCAGGAGTCCACGCTCGGCCTGATTTTCCACTGGGCCGATCAGAAGGGTCTGCCGCTGCTGGACATCAAGGATCTGCGTTCGGTGATCCAGTTCCTCACCAGCGATGACGGCAAGCCCGAACTCAAGGCGTTGGGTGCGGTGTCGACCACGACGGCGGGTGTCATCCTGCGCGCCCTGGTCAACCTGGAGGCCGAGGGCGCCGATTCGTTCTTCGGCGAACCGGAGCTGGAACCCAAGGATCTGCTGCGCACCGACGCGCAGGGCCGCGGCATCATCAGCCTGCTGGAGTTGGGTTCGCAGGCCGCACGCCCGGTGATGTTCTCCACGTTCCTGATGTGGGTGCTGGCCGACCTGTTCACCTCCCTGCCCGAGGTCGGCGACGTCGACAAACCGAAGCTGGTCTTCATCTTCGACGAGGCGCATCTGCTGTTCTCCGACGCGTCCAAGGCGTTCCTGGAGCAGGTCGAGCAGACCGTCAAGCTGATCCGCTCCAAGGGCGTCGGCGTGTTCTTCTGCACGCAGTTGCCCACCGACGTGCCCAACGAGGTGCTCTCGCAGTTGGGTGCCCGGGTGCAGCATGCGTTGCGCGCCTTCACCCCTGACGATCAGAAGGCACTGTCGAAGACCGTGCGCACCTACCCGAAGACCGATGTTTACGACCTGGAGAAGGCGTTGACCTCGTTGGGTATCGGCGAGGCTGTGGTGACGGTGCTCTCGGAGCGGGGTGCGCCGACGCCGGTGGCCTGGACGAGGATGCGGGCGCCGCGGTCGTTGATGGACACCATCGGGACCGACGCGATCACCGCGGCCGCCAAGGCCAGCCCGCTGCAGGCGACGTACGGACAGACCGTCGACCGGGATTCGGCCTACGAGCGGTTGGCCGCCAAACTCGCGCCGCCGCCGGCACCCGAGGATCCAGGTGGCTTCGGTGGCATCGAAGCCACGGGTGAGATCGAGGCGATGCCGGCCCCGGCTCAACCGGCCGAGCCCGGTTTCCTCGACAAGATGATGGCCAACCCGGCGTTCAAGAGCGCGATGCGCTCGGCGGGCACGGTGATCGGCCGCGAGATCACCCGCAGCATCTTCGGCACGGGCCGCCGCCGCTGA
- a CDS encoding MFS transporter, whose translation MTNPGRARVLAWALWDCGATGLNAIVITFVFSVYLTGSVGADLPGDTTPASWLGRAMAVAGLAVALLAPVTGIWVDAPQRRRRVLAVMTGAAVLLTSAMSLIRDDHRYLMPGLVLLACTAACNELATVPYNAMLRQLSTPETSGRVSGLGLALGYGGSVVLLLLAYVGFIAGDGDTRGLLGIPIEDGQNVRAVMLLTAVWFVLFALPIFVMVPRVTDAGPVEKVGFFGAYRKLWTEIRGEWRRDHNVVYYLVASAVFRDGLAGVFAFGAVLGVNVYGISQADVLLFGISACVVAAVGAVVGGVLDDRVGSKPVIVASLVSLIAVGLALLVLSGPVAFWVCGLLLCLFIGPTLSAARNVMLRITADGKEGVAFGLYTTVGRAASFLAPWLFFMFIDFFGADRAGMGGLVLVLALGLAGMLAVRVPARQHGPAVTTS comes from the coding sequence ATGACTAACCCCGGGCGGGCGAGGGTGCTCGCGTGGGCATTGTGGGACTGCGGAGCGACGGGCCTCAACGCCATCGTCATCACGTTCGTGTTCTCGGTGTATCTGACCGGCAGTGTCGGTGCGGACCTTCCCGGGGACACCACGCCGGCCAGCTGGCTGGGGCGGGCCATGGCGGTCGCCGGTCTCGCAGTGGCCCTGCTGGCACCGGTTACCGGTATCTGGGTCGATGCGCCGCAGCGGCGGCGTCGGGTGCTGGCGGTGATGACCGGTGCGGCCGTGCTGTTGACGTCGGCGATGAGCCTGATCCGTGACGACCACCGGTATCTGATGCCGGGCCTGGTGCTGTTGGCTTGCACAGCGGCCTGCAACGAGCTGGCCACGGTGCCCTACAACGCCATGCTCCGACAGTTGTCCACACCTGAGACGTCAGGGCGTGTCTCCGGGCTCGGCCTGGCGCTGGGCTATGGCGGCAGCGTGGTGCTGCTGCTGTTGGCCTACGTCGGGTTCATCGCAGGCGACGGTGATACCCGTGGGCTGCTGGGCATCCCGATCGAGGACGGGCAGAACGTGCGGGCGGTGATGCTGCTCACCGCCGTCTGGTTCGTGTTGTTCGCGCTGCCGATATTCGTGATGGTGCCGCGGGTGACCGATGCCGGCCCGGTGGAGAAGGTCGGATTCTTCGGGGCCTACCGCAAATTGTGGACCGAGATCCGGGGTGAGTGGCGACGCGACCACAACGTCGTCTACTACCTGGTGGCGAGCGCGGTGTTCCGCGACGGGCTGGCCGGGGTGTTCGCGTTCGGCGCGGTGCTGGGCGTCAACGTCTACGGCATCTCCCAGGCCGACGTGCTCTTGTTCGGCATCAGTGCCTGTGTGGTCGCTGCGGTGGGCGCGGTGGTGGGTGGCGTGCTCGACGACCGGGTGGGTTCCAAGCCCGTCATCGTCGCGTCGCTGGTCAGCCTGATCGCGGTGGGATTGGCCCTGCTGGTCCTGTCGGGACCGGTGGCCTTCTGGGTGTGTGGCCTGCTGCTGTGCCTGTTCATCGGGCCGACGCTGTCCGCGGCACGCAACGTGATGCTGCGGATCACCGCCGACGGCAAGGAAGGTGTGGCGTTCGGGCTCTACACCACCGTCGGACGGGCGGCGTCGTTCCTGGCGCCGTGGCTGTTCTTCATGTTCATCGACTTCTTCGGTGCCGACCGTGCCGGGATGGGCGGCCTGGTGCTGGTGCTGGCGCTGGGTCTGGCCGGGATGCTCGCCGTGCGGGTACCCGCCCGGCAGCACGGCCCGGCCGTCACGACGTCCTGA
- a CDS encoding SACE_7040 family transcriptional regulator: MSDSAVTRRSKAKSDRRTQLIAAAERLVAERGYLAVRLEDICSAVGISAPAIYRHFPNKEALLVELLVGISARLLTGAQAVTARNAPPVDTLNDLVDFHLDFVFGEPDLIRIQDRDLAHLPDTAKRQVRRSQRQYVEIWVAVLTQLNPDLAEDDARVMAHAAFGLLNSTPYSVRPAAPKTHSRAVLRRMTLAALTA, encoded by the coding sequence ATGTCCGACAGCGCCGTCACCCGCCGCAGCAAGGCCAAGTCCGACCGCCGCACGCAACTGATCGCTGCTGCCGAACGGCTTGTGGCCGAACGCGGTTACCTCGCGGTACGCCTGGAAGACATCTGCTCGGCGGTCGGGATCTCGGCTCCGGCCATCTATCGGCACTTTCCCAACAAAGAGGCCCTTCTGGTCGAGCTGCTCGTCGGGATCAGCGCCCGCCTGCTCACCGGCGCACAGGCTGTCACCGCACGGAACGCCCCGCCGGTCGACACCCTGAACGACCTGGTGGACTTCCACCTCGACTTCGTCTTCGGCGAACCCGATCTGATCCGCATCCAGGACCGCGACCTGGCCCACCTGCCCGACACCGCCAAGCGTCAGGTGCGGCGGTCCCAGCGCCAGTACGTGGAGATCTGGGTCGCAGTACTGACGCAACTCAACCCCGACCTCGCCGAGGACGACGCGCGTGTGATGGCGCATGCCGCGTTCGGCCTGCTGAACTCCACCCCCTACAGCGTGAGACCCGCTGCCCCCAAGACACATTCACGCGCGGTACTGCGCCGGATGACGCTGGCCGCGCTCACGGCCTAG
- the orn gene encoding oligoribonuclease, which translates to MRDELVWIDCEMTGLDLKSDRLIEIAVLVTDADLNILGDGLDVVIHTDDEALSAMVDVVKQMHTRSGLIEEVRASTVDVETAEQMVLDYIREHVKTAKSAPLCGNSIATDRGFIARDMLKLDDYLHYRMIDVSSIKELCRRWYPRIYFGQPEKGLAHRALADIHESIRELQYYRSTAFVTQPGPSTSDIAAIAAELGPPKADATETDSAVGHPSS; encoded by the coding sequence GTGCGAGACGAACTGGTATGGATCGACTGCGAGATGACCGGCCTCGACCTGAAGTCCGATCGGCTGATCGAGATCGCGGTTCTGGTCACCGACGCTGACCTGAACATCCTCGGTGACGGCCTGGACGTGGTCATTCACACCGACGACGAGGCGCTGTCCGCCATGGTCGACGTGGTCAAACAGATGCACACCCGGTCCGGGTTGATCGAAGAAGTGCGAGCGTCGACCGTCGATGTCGAGACCGCCGAACAGATGGTGCTCGACTACATCCGCGAACACGTCAAGACGGCCAAGTCCGCCCCCCTCTGCGGCAACTCGATCGCCACCGATCGCGGCTTCATCGCCCGCGACATGCTGAAACTCGACGATTACCTGCATTACCGGATGATCGACGTCAGCTCGATCAAGGAACTGTGCCGCCGCTGGTACCCCCGGATCTACTTCGGCCAGCCGGAGAAGGGGCTGGCCCACCGCGCCCTGGCCGACATCCACGAGTCGATCCGCGAACTCCAGTACTACCGCTCGACCGCATTTGTCACCCAGCCCGGGCCGTCTACCAGCGATATCGCCGCGATCGCGGCCGAGCTCGGGCCGCCGAAGGCCGACGCGACCGAAACCGATTCGGCAGTAGGACACCCGAGCAGTTAG
- a CDS encoding carboxyl transferase domain-containing protein: MGAALSSHRDDHLALVEQLRAKLATAALGGSERSRQRHVDRGKLLPRDRVDGLLDPGSPFLEISALAADGMYDDECPGAGMIAGIGRVSGRECLIVANDATVKGGTYYPVTVKKHLRAQEIALQNKLPCIYLVDSGGAFLPRQDEVFPDREHFGRIFYNQATMSAQGIAQIAAVLGSCTAGGAYVPAMSDEAVIVRNQGTIFLGGPPLVKAATGEVVTAEDLGGGDLHSKTSGVTDHLAHDDRDALRIVRNIVATLGPADAPPWAVTPTVDAVADQTELYDVVPVDARVPYDVHEVITRIVDGGQFNEFKAEYGTTLVTGFARIHGHPVGIVANNGVLFGESALKGAHFIELCDKRKTPLLFLQNIAGFMVGRDYEASGIAKHGAKMVTAVACARVPKLTVVIGGSYGAGNYSMCGRAYSPRFLWMWPNARISVMGGEQAASVLATVRGDMSAEQEEEFKAPIRAQYEHQGNPYYSTARLWDDGVIDPADTRTVLGLALSVVGQAPLEPVSYGVFRM, translated from the coding sequence ATGGGAGCGGCCTTGTCATCGCACCGCGACGATCATCTGGCGCTGGTGGAGCAGTTGCGCGCCAAGCTCGCCACCGCCGCCCTCGGCGGCTCCGAGAGGTCCCGTCAACGCCACGTCGACCGGGGCAAGTTGCTACCCCGCGACCGGGTCGACGGCCTGCTGGACCCGGGCAGTCCGTTCCTGGAGATCTCCGCACTGGCCGCCGACGGGATGTACGACGACGAATGTCCCGGCGCCGGGATGATTGCGGGCATCGGCCGGGTCTCGGGCCGCGAATGCCTGATCGTCGCCAACGACGCGACCGTCAAGGGCGGCACCTACTACCCGGTCACGGTCAAGAAGCATCTGCGCGCACAGGAGATCGCGCTGCAGAACAAGCTGCCGTGCATCTACCTGGTCGACTCCGGCGGGGCCTTCCTGCCGCGCCAGGACGAGGTGTTCCCCGACCGCGAGCACTTCGGCCGGATCTTCTACAACCAGGCCACGATGAGCGCGCAGGGCATCGCCCAGATCGCCGCGGTGCTCGGGTCGTGCACCGCGGGCGGGGCCTACGTGCCGGCGATGAGCGATGAGGCCGTCATCGTGCGCAATCAGGGCACGATCTTCCTGGGCGGCCCGCCACTGGTGAAGGCCGCCACCGGTGAGGTCGTCACCGCCGAGGACCTCGGCGGCGGAGACCTGCACTCCAAGACCTCCGGCGTCACCGACCACCTCGCCCACGACGACCGCGACGCCCTGCGGATCGTGCGCAACATCGTCGCCACCCTCGGGCCGGCCGACGCGCCGCCGTGGGCCGTGACGCCCACCGTGGATGCCGTCGCCGATCAGACCGAGCTCTACGACGTGGTTCCGGTCGACGCCCGGGTTCCCTACGACGTACACGAGGTGATCACCCGCATCGTCGACGGCGGCCAGTTCAACGAATTCAAGGCCGAGTACGGCACCACCCTGGTCACCGGGTTCGCCCGCATCCACGGTCACCCGGTCGGTATCGTCGCCAACAATGGGGTGCTGTTCGGCGAATCTGCGCTCAAGGGAGCACATTTCATCGAATTGTGCGACAAGCGCAAGACACCCCTGCTCTTCCTGCAGAACATCGCCGGTTTCATGGTCGGCCGCGACTACGAGGCCTCGGGCATCGCCAAGCACGGCGCCAAGATGGTCACCGCGGTGGCCTGCGCTCGGGTGCCGAAGCTGACCGTGGTGATCGGCGGTTCCTACGGCGCAGGCAACTATTCGATGTGCGGACGTGCCTACTCGCCACGGTTCCTGTGGATGTGGCCCAACGCCCGCATCTCGGTGATGGGCGGCGAGCAGGCCGCGTCGGTGCTGGCCACCGTGCGCGGTGACATGAGCGCCGAGCAGGAAGAAGAGTTCAAGGCCCCGATCCGCGCCCAGTACGAGCATCAGGGCAACCCGTACTATTCGACCGCCCGGCTCTGGGATGACGGGGTCATCGACCCGGCGGATACCAGAACCGTGCTAGGACTTGCTCTTTCGGTTGTCGGCCAGGCTCCGCTGGAGCCGGTCTCCTACGGCGTTTTCCGGATGTGA